From one Halosimplex rubrum genomic stretch:
- a CDS encoding VOC family protein: MDATLDHVMMRVEDLDESLDWYTTHLDYEEKGRWEADTFTNVFLGPEDVHDEGALLELTYNHDGRSYTMGDGWGHIAVRVEDVNDAYYELMDEGVEDYRRPEDNPGYAFVKDPDGHEIEIVERDHGARWSIDHTMVRVEDADEHLGWWTRKFEYEHTGRWEADGFANYFLKPEGAAEEAMSVELTYNYDGRSYELGDAWGHLAVRVDDLDEGWDQLMTREAEDYRDPESCDDNYAFTKDPDGHEIEVVTS, translated from the coding sequence ATGGACGCCACGCTCGATCACGTGATGATGCGCGTCGAGGACCTCGACGAGTCGCTCGACTGGTACACCACACACCTCGACTACGAGGAGAAGGGTCGCTGGGAGGCCGACACCTTCACCAACGTCTTCCTCGGCCCGGAGGACGTTCACGACGAGGGCGCGCTGCTGGAACTCACCTACAACCACGACGGCCGCTCGTACACGATGGGCGACGGCTGGGGCCACATCGCCGTCCGCGTCGAGGACGTGAACGACGCCTACTACGAGCTGATGGACGAGGGCGTCGAGGACTACCGCCGTCCGGAGGACAACCCCGGCTACGCCTTCGTCAAGGACCCGGACGGCCACGAGATCGAGATCGTCGAACGCGACCACGGCGCCCGCTGGAGCATCGACCACACGATGGTCCGCGTCGAGGACGCGGACGAACACCTCGGCTGGTGGACCCGCAAGTTCGAGTACGAACACACCGGTCGCTGGGAGGCCGACGGCTTCGCCAACTACTTCCTCAAGCCCGAGGGCGCCGCCGAGGAGGCGATGTCGGTCGAGCTGACCTACAACTACGACGGCCGCAGCTACGAACTGGGCGACGCCTGGGGCCACCTCGCCGTCCGCGTCGACGACCTCGACGAGGGCTGGGACCAGTTGATGACTCGCGAGGCCGAGGACTACCGCGACCCCGAGAGCTGCGACGACAACTACGCGTTCACGAAGGATCCGGACGGTCACGAAATCGAAGTCGTTACGTCGTAA
- a CDS encoding DNA-directed RNA polymerase subunit L: MELRVIEKEPTMISIEIAGESHTFMNVLKGALLETEGITAATYDVNPEQSGGQTDPVLTIKTDERTDALDALEAGAERVVEKSNDFTDAFEAAA, encoded by the coding sequence ATGGAACTGCGGGTCATCGAGAAAGAGCCGACGATGATCTCTATCGAGATCGCCGGCGAGAGTCACACGTTCATGAACGTGCTGAAGGGCGCGCTACTGGAGACGGAGGGGATCACGGCGGCGACCTACGACGTGAACCCCGAGCAGTCCGGGGGCCAGACCGACCCCGTGCTGACGATCAAGACCGACGAGCGGACCGACGCGCTCGACGCGCTGGAGGCCGGCGCAGAGCGGGTCGTCGAGAAGTCCAACGACTTCACCGACGCCTTCGAAGCCGCCGCGTAA
- the artA gene encoding archaeosortase A — protein sequence MLDTVLAGLDWATRFSDPLAWLVLAAFLATTALELTDRRERARKAGVAAWGLFGVFWFTLIYHFAFVQKSVIEGAGTLVAVPASFYVGYLLWSGRDSLFVLSRAVLLMGVVFFPFESVPALRQFLVETVTDQTALLISLVGSDPQLVTGYEAVVDGQSVVAYDGYIVGEKEHLYHNTFVFADGESPIFYTIIIACTGIGSMAIFAGLIAAVEAPLRRKLRALAVSIPVIYALNLGRNVMIAVGFGEQRFHLFPGLITSVFGLSDPRQVSYIVIDRIVAQSLSVVALVGITYLVVRELPEVLTIVEDLLFVVTGTEYDLRAALDVPSAAVDGDPEVGTEASEGASTRSDD from the coding sequence ATGCTCGACACCGTTCTCGCCGGGCTCGACTGGGCCACTCGGTTCTCGGACCCGCTCGCGTGGCTCGTCCTCGCGGCGTTTCTCGCGACGACGGCGCTGGAGCTGACCGACCGACGCGAACGGGCCCGCAAGGCGGGCGTCGCAGCGTGGGGGCTGTTCGGCGTCTTCTGGTTCACCCTCATCTATCACTTCGCCTTCGTCCAGAAGAGCGTCATCGAGGGCGCCGGGACGCTGGTCGCCGTGCCCGCCTCGTTCTACGTCGGCTACCTGCTGTGGTCGGGTCGAGACTCGCTGTTCGTCCTCTCGCGGGCCGTTCTCCTGATGGGCGTCGTGTTCTTCCCGTTCGAATCCGTTCCCGCGTTGCGGCAGTTCCTGGTCGAGACGGTGACGGATCAGACCGCGCTGTTGATCTCCCTGGTCGGTTCGGACCCCCAACTCGTCACGGGGTACGAGGCGGTCGTCGACGGACAGTCGGTCGTCGCATACGACGGCTACATCGTCGGCGAGAAGGAACACCTCTACCACAACACGTTCGTGTTCGCGGACGGGGAGAGCCCGATCTTCTACACGATCATCATCGCCTGTACGGGGATCGGGAGCATGGCAATCTTCGCCGGGCTTATCGCGGCCGTCGAAGCGCCGCTCCGCCGGAAACTCCGCGCGCTCGCGGTGTCGATCCCGGTCATCTACGCCCTGAACCTGGGGCGGAACGTCATGATCGCCGTCGGGTTCGGCGAACAGCGCTTCCACCTGTTCCCGGGGCTGATCACGTCGGTGTTCGGGCTGTCGGACCCGCGGCAGGTCTCCTACATCGTCATCGACCGGATCGTCGCCCAGAGCCTCTCGGTGGTCGCGCTCGTCGGGATCACGTACCTCGTCGTCCGGGAACTCCCGGAGGTGTTGACCATCGTCGAGGACCTACTGTTCGTCGTGACGGGGACGGAGTACGACCTGCGAGCCGCGCTGGACGTGCCTTCGGCGGCTGTCGACGGGGATCCGGAAGTGGGGACGGAGGCGAGCGAGGGCGCGAGCACCCGCTCAGACGACTAG
- a CDS encoding plastocyanin/azurin family copper-binding protein has product MKRRTYLATVGSTVAALPVALAGCSGAPGAGADDETPTDEDDVSGKTTETDDGGATDDEDGDSENGSGTVTAGPSEVDMVTDGDQYYFDPIGLFVEPGTTATWVNVSGAHSTVAYAESNDQAETTRIPSDAEPWSSEVLSEADATFEHTLETTGTYDYFCGPHKSLGMIGRLVVGEPGGPATEGQPPDGELPDSQTIVDQGAVSYGDFAG; this is encoded by the coding sequence GTGAAACGACGCACGTATCTCGCCACCGTCGGATCGACAGTCGCTGCCCTCCCGGTCGCACTCGCCGGCTGTAGCGGGGCCCCCGGTGCCGGCGCGGACGACGAGACCCCGACCGACGAGGACGATGTCTCAGGAAAGACAACCGAGACAGACGACGGCGGAGCCACCGACGACGAAGACGGGGACTCCGAGAACGGCAGTGGGACGGTCACGGCCGGGCCCAGCGAGGTAGACATGGTGACCGATGGCGACCAGTACTACTTCGACCCCATCGGGCTGTTCGTCGAGCCCGGCACGACCGCCACGTGGGTCAACGTCTCGGGCGCACACTCGACCGTCGCCTACGCCGAGTCCAACGACCAGGCTGAGACCACCCGAATCCCCTCCGACGCCGAGCCGTGGAGCAGCGAGGTCCTGAGCGAAGCGGACGCGACCTTCGAGCACACGCTCGAGACGACAGGCACGTACGACTACTTCTGTGGCCCGCACAAGTCCCTCGGGATGATCGGGCGACTCGTCGTCGGCGAGCCCGGCGGGCCGGCCACCGAGGGCCAGCCCCCGGACGGCGAGCTCCCCGATAGCCAGACCATCGTCGACCAGGGCGCCGTCAGCTACGGCGACTTCGCCGGGTGA
- a CDS encoding class I SAM-dependent methyltransferase, translating into MEVSCVRVPREDGEATRRRLADADLVDEDYEIAVADGSLYVPVTDPSAVPEEFDVVVRDADARETQTMPADLVEFDPSYERLGDVVIVDEDDPDRARALADAIVESALPVKTVVNRASKVKGTERVRDWEVLAGESTEAVHREYGCEFALDLATVYFSPRLATERHRVAEQVASGEHAFDMFAGVGPFVVPFAKRGATAVGVDINEDAIEYLRENARRNGVEERVTAITGDVREVAAEYEGWADRLVMNLPHSADEFLDTAVALAGDDCVVHYYDIQHEDDPYGPGERAIRAAAEPEYDVSVERRHTVRSYAPHELNVCLDVRLTRAG; encoded by the coding sequence ATGGAGGTCTCCTGCGTTCGGGTGCCCCGCGAGGACGGGGAGGCGACGCGTCGCCGGCTGGCCGACGCCGACCTGGTCGACGAGGACTACGAGATCGCGGTCGCCGACGGCTCCCTCTACGTGCCGGTCACGGACCCGTCGGCCGTCCCCGAGGAGTTCGACGTCGTCGTCCGGGACGCTGACGCGCGGGAGACCCAGACGATGCCGGCGGACCTCGTCGAGTTCGACCCGTCGTACGAGCGACTGGGCGACGTGGTCATCGTCGACGAGGACGACCCCGACCGCGCGCGGGCGCTGGCCGACGCCATCGTCGAGTCCGCGCTGCCCGTGAAGACGGTCGTGAACCGCGCGTCGAAGGTCAAGGGGACCGAGCGAGTGCGCGACTGGGAGGTCCTGGCCGGCGAGAGCACGGAGGCGGTCCACCGCGAGTACGGCTGCGAGTTCGCCCTCGACCTGGCGACGGTGTACTTCTCGCCGCGGCTGGCCACCGAGCGCCACCGCGTCGCCGAACAGGTCGCGTCCGGCGAGCACGCGTTCGACATGTTCGCGGGCGTCGGCCCCTTCGTCGTCCCCTTCGCGAAACGCGGTGCGACCGCAGTGGGCGTCGACATCAACGAGGACGCGATCGAGTACCTGCGGGAGAACGCCCGCCGCAACGGCGTCGAGGAGCGCGTGACGGCGATCACCGGCGACGTGCGCGAGGTCGCCGCGGAGTACGAGGGGTGGGCCGACCGACTCGTGATGAACCTCCCCCACAGCGCCGACGAGTTCCTCGACACCGCCGTCGCGCTGGCCGGCGACGACTGCGTCGTCCACTACTACGACATCCAGCACGAGGACGACCCCTACGGTCCGGGCGAGCGGGCGATCCGCGCGGCGGCCGAACCGGAGTACGACGTGTCCGTCGAGCGGCGCCACACCGTGCGGTCGTACGCGCCCCACGAGTTGAACGTCTGTCTCGACGTGCGGCTGACGCGGGCGGGGTGA
- a CDS encoding cytochrome c oxidase subunit 3, giving the protein MSLADDTSEDHGDHGGHHLPAVEDWPRGFGEASWWPFITAVGAAGIYVAAALFVLGRGQEPLVDPMYGPAATVASVGLFLAGLYGWLYHAFVVNFWEGGTDEHGSGTLRLAMILFLGSEIATFGAGFVYYFFIRAGTWPPGELPHLLSSLVLINTGILVVSSFTLHFAHTALRKNNRTRFLQLLGFTLLLGVVFIGGQVYEYYVFIVEEGFTLTGGAFASGFYGLTGLHGLHVSLGAVLLGIVFVRALKGQYSAEKHTSVSTASMYWHFVDVVWVFLVVVLYVGAEANI; this is encoded by the coding sequence ATGAGTCTCGCGGACGATACGTCAGAGGACCACGGGGACCACGGTGGTCACCACCTGCCGGCGGTCGAGGACTGGCCGCGCGGGTTCGGCGAGGCCAGCTGGTGGCCGTTCATCACCGCCGTCGGCGCGGCGGGCATCTACGTCGCCGCCGCGCTGTTCGTGCTCGGCCGTGGTCAGGAACCGCTCGTCGACCCGATGTACGGCCCGGCCGCGACCGTCGCCAGCGTCGGCCTGTTCCTCGCCGGCCTCTACGGCTGGCTGTACCACGCGTTCGTCGTCAACTTCTGGGAAGGGGGCACGGACGAACACGGCAGCGGTACCCTCCGGCTGGCGATGATACTGTTCCTCGGCTCCGAGATCGCCACCTTCGGCGCCGGGTTCGTCTACTACTTCTTCATCCGCGCGGGTACCTGGCCCCCCGGCGAGCTCCCGCACCTGCTGAGCAGTCTCGTCCTCATCAACACCGGTATCCTGGTCGTCAGCAGTTTCACGCTGCACTTCGCACACACCGCACTCCGGAAGAACAACCGGACTCGATTTCTCCAGTTGCTCGGGTTCACGCTCCTGCTCGGGGTCGTCTTCATCGGCGGCCAGGTGTACGAGTACTACGTGTTCATCGTCGAGGAGGGGTTCACCCTCACCGGCGGCGCCTTCGCGTCGGGCTTCTACGGCCTGACCGGCCTCCACGGCCTCCACGTCAGCCTCGGCGCCGTGCTCCTCGGGATCGTGTTCGTCCGGGCCCTCAAAGGGCAGTACTCCGCCGAGAAACACACCTCCGTCAGCACGGCCTCGATGTACTGGCACTTCGTCGACGTCGTCTGGGTGTTCCTCGTCGTCGTCCTCTACGTCGGCGCCGAAGCGAACATCTGA
- a CDS encoding DUF7282 domain-containing protein gives MTGTNDKLRSLFLTVLMVVSVFGGTVAFSGAAAAANTDPGIADATESDDDITVEFNRSGVESVAQANDIRDEDIEVFVRAADSGEFVNYSTNASADFGLGNVQYDDAGPTTEVTLGAANAWNDLSPADEVKVRFQNLTSQNNPNGEYNTGNVTVDVSAAVVAADGQDDDIDTAQRVYAGTPISIDASHYADNTPFLFQNADTNQTLLEGSTGEDSARYVFNTDRLSSGTTYRLVFNPASQAQNVPTTGAREVAYITVDSLELSASLDQDGDLFEHNEEVNLDISGDAIRGNSRLAVTVDGNSTQYESASLDNGGEIVDADYTYDPGELNADDYTVTVTDVQTGIDVTAGEFTVDGFPTADSASFGGGVFEEERGDVVEIPIELSDSSEGALATVSIGSLSETNYVTNVTVADEDGDGEVVLEWNTYMSGTNISDRIFTAQGADNISSFGGESGDFVTDLRRSYLGRFDNPDNGGDGDGFAEVGEIPNDVDTDNWDLYQPNEGGYDNDADQSYYTASNLSASQNINYAEVATIDPASYDLAVVANDEDDNLVDYQFNLTGVDAEGVGAVSINSRSTESSDVWVVPSDKTGDVDFEFIDENTDNNEDPIDGNLTQSDQATNGELVVHQISASGLEGILRNRTDAGANDTAAFLAEDTDFGGSDFAAFNASFTEEDVGPNRDARQFDLDTTNTVVIPDYENDTYYVAVKLGGVDEDKLVDGDTWNASFQFAEYDSIGPVLGGDGGGTINSLWTYYDADASLDTNSEDEVIIRNQEGQTIRGDTNVAPGTKLGLRINSQSDTSPFLTTLNTHVTEDRTFAATGDFSQRGAGINFTVAVRRGGERISDGTYNGQILAEATATVTFSDQAVSESNQEVVVDSATLSDGGFVAIHEGSASGDVIGTSRFLGAGTHQNVRVDLDTPVNGTTTLVAMPHLDDNSNNLYDFPEADAPYTADGSAVTASASVSLDSATATPSPTPTPTATPTATPTPTATATPSPTPTPTATPTATPTEAPSDGDDGGDTTPSPTTTGDGPGFGVAVSLIALLAAALLTARRRD, from the coding sequence ATGACAGGAACCAACGACAAGCTGCGTAGCTTGTTCCTGACGGTGCTGATGGTCGTCTCCGTCTTCGGAGGGACCGTCGCATTCTCGGGTGCAGCTGCTGCGGCTAACACGGACCCCGGCATCGCAGATGCCACAGAGTCCGATGACGACATAACGGTTGAATTCAACCGTAGTGGAGTTGAATCGGTCGCACAGGCCAACGACATTCGGGATGAAGACATCGAGGTCTTCGTCCGCGCCGCAGACAGCGGCGAGTTCGTCAACTACAGCACGAACGCGTCCGCTGACTTCGGCTTGGGCAACGTCCAGTACGACGACGCTGGCCCGACCACCGAAGTCACTCTCGGCGCCGCGAACGCGTGGAACGACCTCAGCCCGGCTGACGAGGTGAAGGTCCGCTTCCAGAACCTCACCAGTCAGAACAACCCGAACGGCGAGTACAACACCGGTAACGTCACGGTCGACGTCTCCGCTGCTGTCGTAGCGGCGGACGGCCAGGACGACGACATCGACACGGCGCAGCGTGTCTACGCCGGTACGCCGATCTCGATCGACGCGTCGCACTACGCCGACAACACGCCGTTCCTCTTCCAGAACGCCGACACCAACCAGACGCTCCTGGAAGGGTCGACCGGCGAGGACTCCGCGCGGTACGTGTTCAACACGGACCGCCTGTCCTCCGGCACGACCTACCGTCTGGTCTTCAACCCGGCGAGCCAGGCACAGAACGTCCCCACGACGGGCGCCCGTGAGGTCGCGTACATCACGGTCGACTCGCTCGAGCTCTCGGCCTCGCTCGACCAGGACGGAGATCTCTTCGAGCACAACGAAGAGGTCAACCTCGACATCAGCGGTGACGCCATCCGCGGTAACTCGCGACTGGCCGTCACCGTCGACGGCAACTCGACGCAGTACGAGTCCGCCAGCCTCGACAACGGCGGCGAAATCGTCGACGCCGACTACACCTACGACCCCGGCGAACTCAACGCGGACGACTACACGGTGACGGTCACGGACGTTCAGACCGGCATCGACGTCACCGCCGGCGAGTTCACCGTTGACGGGTTCCCGACCGCTGACTCCGCCTCCTTCGGTGGCGGCGTCTTCGAGGAGGAACGCGGTGACGTCGTCGAGATCCCCATCGAGCTGAGCGACAGCTCGGAGGGCGCTCTGGCGACGGTCTCCATCGGTAGCCTCAGCGAGACCAACTACGTCACGAACGTGACGGTCGCTGACGAGGACGGCGACGGCGAGGTCGTCCTCGAGTGGAACACGTACATGTCCGGTACGAACATCTCTGACCGTATCTTCACGGCTCAGGGTGCGGACAACATCTCCTCGTTCGGTGGCGAGTCCGGTGACTTCGTCACCGACCTCCGCCGGAGCTACCTCGGTCGGTTCGACAACCCCGACAACGGTGGAGACGGCGACGGCTTCGCGGAAGTTGGTGAGATCCCGAACGATGTCGACACCGACAACTGGGACCTTTACCAGCCGAATGAGGGCGGATACGACAACGATGCAGATCAGTCCTACTACACTGCATCCAACCTCTCCGCCAGCCAGAACATCAACTACGCCGAGGTCGCGACGATCGACCCGGCCTCCTACGACCTCGCAGTTGTCGCCAACGACGAGGACGACAACCTCGTTGACTACCAGTTCAACCTGACCGGTGTCGACGCAGAGGGCGTCGGTGCGGTCTCCATCAACTCGCGCTCGACCGAGAGCAGCGACGTGTGGGTCGTTCCGTCCGACAAGACTGGTGACGTCGACTTCGAGTTCATCGACGAGAACACCGACAACAACGAGGACCCGATCGACGGGAACCTCACGCAGTCCGACCAGGCGACCAACGGTGAGCTCGTCGTTCACCAGATCTCCGCCTCTGGTCTCGAAGGTATCCTCCGCAACCGCACGGACGCGGGCGCCAACGATACGGCCGCGTTCCTCGCGGAGGACACTGACTTCGGCGGCAGCGACTTCGCTGCGTTCAACGCCTCGTTCACCGAGGAAGACGTCGGGCCGAACCGCGACGCCCGACAGTTCGACCTCGACACGACGAACACGGTTGTCATTCCGGACTACGAGAATGACACCTACTACGTGGCCGTGAAGCTCGGCGGCGTTGACGAAGACAAGCTGGTCGACGGCGACACCTGGAACGCGAGCTTCCAGTTCGCCGAGTACGATTCGATCGGCCCGGTCCTCGGCGGTGACGGTGGCGGCACCATCAACTCGCTGTGGACTTACTACGACGCGGACGCGTCCCTGGACACGAACTCGGAGGACGAAGTCATCATCCGCAACCAGGAAGGCCAGACTATCCGCGGCGACACCAACGTCGCTCCGGGTACGAAGCTCGGCCTCCGCATCAACAGTCAGTCGGACACGAGTCCGTTCCTGACCACGCTGAACACCCACGTCACCGAGGACCGCACGTTCGCGGCGACCGGTGACTTCAGCCAGCGCGGTGCAGGTATCAACTTCACCGTTGCGGTCCGTCGCGGTGGCGAGCGTATCAGCGACGGTACCTACAACGGCCAGATCCTGGCCGAGGCGACTGCCACTGTCACGTTCAGTGACCAGGCAGTCTCCGAGAGCAACCAGGAAGTCGTCGTCGACTCCGCCACGCTCTCCGACGGTGGCTTCGTCGCCATCCACGAGGGTAGTGCCAGCGGCGACGTCATCGGCACCAGCCGCTTCCTCGGGGCTGGCACGCACCAGAACGTGCGTGTCGACCTCGACACTCCGGTCAACGGGACCACCACGCTGGTCGCCATGCCGCACCTCGACGACAACTCCAACAACCTGTACGACTTCCCCGAGGCTGACGCGCCGTACACTGCCGACGGTAGCGCAGTGACCGCCAGCGCGTCCGTCTCGCTGGACAGCGCGACGGCAACCCCGTCGCCGACGCCGACGCCGACCGCGACGCCGACCGCGACGCCGACGCCGACCGCGACGGCAACCCCGTCGCCGACGCCGACGCCGACCGCGACGCCGACCGCGACGCCGACCGAGGCACCGTCCGACGGTGACGACGGTGGCGACACGACGCCGTCCCCGACCACGACCGGCGACGGTCCTGGCTTCGGTGTCGCTGTCTCCCTCATCGCCCTGCTCGCGGCTGCGCTCCTCACGGCGCGCCGTCGCGACTAA
- the dph5 gene encoding diphthine synthase produces the protein MLTFVGLGLYDERSVTVAGRDAIRAADRVVAEFYTSKLAGATLADLESYHDTEIEVRDRAGVEQSPDDVLDDAADAEVVFCTAGDTMISTTHTDLRLRAHDRGIETRVVHGTTAQAAASSLTGLQNYRFGKATTLPFERSHAGDTLPESVVDTVDANRERGLHTLVFLDIDAEHDDYMRADRAAARLADAYEDALGVVVARAGSPDPTVRADRLSALAEASFGEPLHLLVIPGDLHLMERDALAALGDAPTDLLEELVV, from the coding sequence ATGCTCACCTTCGTCGGACTCGGCCTCTACGACGAGCGCTCGGTCACCGTCGCGGGCCGCGACGCCATCCGCGCCGCCGACCGCGTCGTCGCCGAGTTCTACACGAGCAAGCTCGCCGGCGCGACGCTCGCCGACCTCGAATCGTACCACGACACCGAGATCGAAGTCCGCGACCGCGCCGGCGTCGAGCAGTCGCCCGACGACGTCCTCGACGACGCCGCCGACGCCGAGGTGGTCTTCTGCACGGCCGGCGACACGATGATCTCGACGACCCACACCGACCTGCGACTGCGCGCTCACGACCGGGGTATCGAGACCCGCGTCGTCCACGGGACGACCGCACAGGCCGCCGCGAGTTCGCTCACCGGCCTCCAGAACTACCGCTTCGGCAAGGCGACGACGCTGCCCTTCGAGCGTTCCCACGCTGGCGACACCCTCCCCGAGAGCGTCGTCGACACCGTCGACGCGAACCGGGAACGGGGTCTCCACACGCTCGTCTTCCTCGACATCGACGCCGAACACGACGACTACATGCGCGCCGACCGGGCGGCCGCGCGCCTCGCCGACGCCTACGAGGACGCGCTCGGCGTCGTCGTCGCCCGCGCGGGCAGCCCCGATCCGACCGTCCGCGCGGATCGACTCTCGGCGCTCGCCGAGGCGTCGTTCGGTGAACCGCTGCATCTGCTCGTTATCCCCGGCGACCTCCACCTCATGGAACGGGACGCGCTCGCCGCCCTCGGCGACGCCCCGACCGACCTCCTCGAGGAGCTAGTCGTCTGA
- a CDS encoding DUF7385 family protein, translating into MQPLDVEGSFDVHEYRHGLKLMSQDRATMHLENRNDFACPACGDAFDDLFVSEKRENTFGNPGGPFCVVRTDDQVLLLTH; encoded by the coding sequence ATGCAACCGCTCGACGTCGAGGGCTCGTTCGACGTACACGAGTACCGCCACGGCCTGAAACTGATGAGTCAGGACCGGGCGACGATGCACCTCGAAAACAGGAACGACTTCGCCTGCCCGGCCTGCGGCGACGCGTTCGACGATCTGTTCGTCTCGGAGAAACGCGAGAACACCTTCGGGAACCCCGGCGGTCCCTTCTGCGTCGTCCGCACCGACGACCAAGTGCTCCTGCTCACCCACTGA
- a CDS encoding HTH domain-containing protein, with protein sequence MTRDRSDSTDISHSEPTADPGFRAWMDATADRFESADERRVDVFVRSMLPPLGAKSSQEALIARLDELAAGSSIDGVSVTVTGNRLCLCETCAGTDAERSLLDRIAELDEWGEDHDATASPFFERRELDSAMAEETARALVPPRVTAALYCDDALAGVFPCRIGGREYAVADFADALEHFCAERRLVVEP encoded by the coding sequence GTGACACGAGACCGCTCGGATTCGACGGATATCTCGCACTCGGAGCCGACCGCCGACCCCGGGTTTCGGGCGTGGATGGACGCGACCGCCGACCGCTTCGAGTCGGCCGACGAACGACGCGTCGACGTGTTCGTCCGCTCGATGCTGCCGCCGCTGGGCGCCAAGTCGAGCCAGGAGGCGCTGATCGCGCGACTCGACGAGCTGGCGGCGGGGTCGTCGATCGACGGCGTCTCCGTGACGGTCACCGGGAACCGGCTCTGTCTGTGCGAGACCTGCGCTGGAACCGACGCCGAACGGTCGCTCCTCGACCGTATCGCCGAACTCGACGAGTGGGGCGAGGACCACGACGCCACCGCGAGCCCGTTCTTCGAGCGGCGGGAACTCGACTCCGCGATGGCCGAGGAGACCGCCCGGGCGCTCGTCCCGCCGCGCGTGACCGCCGCGCTCTACTGCGACGACGCGCTCGCCGGCGTGTTCCCCTGCCGGATCGGCGGACGCGAGTACGCGGTCGCGGACTTCGCGGACGCGCTCGAGCACTTCTGCGCCGAGCGGCGGCTCGTCGTCGAGCCGTAG
- a CDS encoding DUF502 domain-containing protein, whose translation MPLTSRLKESFVAGLILVAPLAITLYIFRILVSFSLQFINPMVDRFGLVETAASGELAAQVLAVVLIVSVITVLGLVAQWSIGRHLFGNLGRTVNIVPLVSTIYGGVRQVATSLVDTGSQFERTVLIEYPREDVYSIGFVTGEGTASFDEATGDRAHSVFLPNSPNPTAGRLVMVSESEIHETDMSVREGMRMIVTTGIGSEADELDAYDDYAVPEPERAD comes from the coding sequence ATGCCACTGACCAGCCGACTCAAGGAGAGTTTCGTGGCCGGGCTCATCCTCGTCGCGCCGCTGGCGATCACGCTCTATATCTTCCGGATACTGGTCTCGTTCTCGCTGCAGTTCATCAATCCGATGGTCGACAGGTTCGGTCTGGTCGAGACGGCCGCCAGCGGCGAACTCGCGGCGCAGGTGCTCGCGGTCGTCCTGATCGTCTCGGTGATAACCGTCCTCGGGCTGGTCGCCCAGTGGTCGATCGGGCGACACCTGTTTGGCAACCTCGGGCGGACGGTCAACATCGTCCCGCTCGTCAGCACGATCTACGGCGGCGTCCGGCAGGTGGCGACCTCGCTGGTCGACACCGGGTCGCAGTTCGAGCGGACGGTCCTGATCGAGTACCCCCGCGAGGACGTCTACTCGATCGGCTTCGTCACCGGCGAGGGGACGGCCAGCTTCGACGAGGCCACCGGCGACCGGGCCCACTCCGTGTTCCTCCCCAACAGCCCCAACCCGACCGCCGGCCGCCTCGTGATGGTGTCCGAGTCCGAGATCCACGAGACGGACATGAGCGTCCGCGAGGGGATGCGCATGATCGTCACCACCGGTATCGGCAGCGAGGCCGACGAGCTCGACGCCTACGACGACTACGCCGTGCCCGAGCCCGAACGAGCCGACTGA
- a CDS encoding C2H2-type zinc finger protein, producing the protein MTEPPPTDPSDESEAPAEPSAAGDGPSVADDTAYDVPPDAPVSECEYCARPFESAGLLALHRGRAHGSAITEGERTAYEETYEAESGQLQRFRLKALAALVLLYFGLLMVYAVV; encoded by the coding sequence ATGACCGAGCCACCACCCACCGACCCGTCCGACGAGAGCGAGGCGCCCGCCGAGCCGAGCGCGGCCGGTGACGGCCCGTCCGTCGCCGACGACACCGCCTACGACGTGCCGCCCGACGCGCCGGTCTCCGAGTGCGAGTACTGCGCGCGGCCCTTCGAGTCGGCGGGGCTGCTCGCGCTCCACCGCGGGCGCGCTCACGGCTCGGCGATCACCGAGGGCGAGCGGACGGCCTACGAGGAGACCTACGAGGCCGAGTCCGGCCAGTTACAGCGGTTCCGACTGAAGGCGTTGGCGGCGCTGGTGCTGCTGTACTTCGGGTTGCTGATGGTGTACGCGGTGGTCTGA